One window of the Pseudomonas knackmussii B13 genome contains the following:
- a CDS encoding undecaprenyl-diphosphate phosphatase, whose translation MEIWNAVQAFILGVVEGLTEFLPVSSTGHQIIVADLLGFVGERAQAFNIIIQLAAILAVVWEFRSKIIEIIVGLPTQRRAQKFTVNLLIAFAPAVVLGVAFADKIHKYLFNPITVAAALLIGGLIMLWAERREHAIRVDQVDDMTWRDALKVGCAQCLALIPGTSRSGATIIGGLLFGLSRKAATEFSFFLAMPTMVGAAVYSGYKYRELFQPSDLPVFAIGFVTSFIFAMIAVRGLLKFIASHSYAAFAWYRIVFGLLILATWQFDLIDWSSAKS comes from the coding sequence ATGGAAATCTGGAATGCCGTGCAGGCGTTCATTCTAGGGGTGGTCGAGGGACTGACGGAGTTTCTCCCGGTGTCCAGCACCGGACACCAGATCATCGTCGCCGACCTGCTGGGCTTCGTTGGCGAGCGTGCGCAAGCCTTCAACATCATCATCCAGCTCGCGGCGATCCTCGCGGTGGTCTGGGAATTCCGCAGCAAGATCATCGAGATCATCGTCGGCTTGCCGACGCAGCGCCGCGCGCAGAAGTTCACCGTCAACCTGCTGATCGCCTTTGCGCCGGCCGTGGTGCTGGGGGTGGCCTTCGCCGACAAGATCCACAAATACCTGTTCAACCCGATCACGGTGGCTGCCGCGCTGCTGATCGGCGGCCTGATCATGCTCTGGGCCGAACGCCGCGAGCATGCGATCCGTGTCGACCAGGTCGACGACATGACCTGGCGCGACGCGCTCAAGGTCGGCTGTGCCCAGTGCCTGGCGCTGATCCCCGGGACCTCGCGGTCCGGCGCCACCATCATCGGCGGGCTGCTGTTCGGCCTGTCGCGCAAGGCCGCCACCGAGTTCTCGTTCTTCCTCGCCATGCCGACCATGGTCGGGGCGGCGGTGTACTCCGGCTACAAGTACCGCGAGCTGTTCCAGCCCAGCGACCTGCCGGTGTTCGCCATCGGCTTCGTCACTTCGTTCATCTTCGCGATGATCGCCGTGCGCGGCCTGCTGAAGTTCATCGCCAGCCACAGCTATGCGGCCTTCGCCTGGTATCGCATCGTCTTCGGCCTGCTGATCCTCGCGACCTGGCAGTTCGACCTGATCGACTGGAGCAGCGCCAAGTCGTGA
- a CDS encoding sigma-54 interaction domain-containing protein: protein MLEATSNRRRLLVVDPCDDCRRLLPGLRAAGWEVDSCELETASERSCDVGLLRLLPEHLERPEAIKEVISRSGTEWIAVLSPDALPIHEVGDFVCEWFFDFHTLPFDVARVQVTLGRAFGMARLRGRGSAQSLEHQHELLGESRSVQELRRLLTKFAPTESPVLIRGESGTGKELVARTLHRQSRRASRPFIAINCGAIPEHLIQSELFGHEKGAFTGAHQRKIGRFEQANGGTLFLDEVGDLPLELQANLLRVLQEKQIERVGGSQPIAVDVRVLAATHVDLEAAISSGRFREDLYYRLNVLQVSTAPLRERNGDLALLANHFAHLYSVETGRRPRRFSDDALAVMAEHSWPGNVRELANRVRRGLVLAEGRQIEARDLGLERERGKGANLPLVTLEEYKLGAERQAMCDALARHGDNLSVAARMLGISRPTFYRLLHKHQLR, encoded by the coding sequence ATGCTCGAAGCCACGTCGAATCGACGGCGGTTGCTGGTGGTCGATCCCTGTGACGACTGCCGACGACTACTGCCCGGACTCCGGGCTGCAGGGTGGGAGGTAGACAGTTGCGAGCTCGAAACAGCGAGCGAACGCAGCTGCGACGTCGGCCTGCTGCGCCTGCTGCCGGAACATCTTGAGCGCCCCGAGGCGATCAAGGAAGTCATCAGCCGCAGCGGCACGGAGTGGATCGCGGTCCTCAGCCCGGACGCCTTGCCGATCCACGAAGTCGGCGATTTCGTCTGCGAATGGTTCTTCGACTTCCATACCTTGCCTTTCGACGTGGCGCGGGTGCAGGTCACCCTCGGCCGCGCGTTCGGCATGGCGCGCCTGCGCGGGCGCGGCAGCGCGCAGAGCCTCGAGCATCAGCACGAGCTGCTGGGCGAGAGCCGCTCGGTACAGGAGCTGCGGCGCTTGCTGACCAAGTTCGCGCCCACCGAGTCGCCCGTGCTGATCCGCGGCGAGAGCGGGACCGGCAAGGAGCTGGTGGCGCGCACGCTGCACCGCCAATCGAGAAGGGCCAGCCGGCCATTCATCGCGATCAACTGCGGCGCGATTCCCGAACACCTGATCCAGTCCGAGCTGTTCGGCCACGAGAAGGGTGCCTTCACCGGTGCGCACCAGCGCAAGATCGGCCGTTTCGAGCAGGCCAACGGCGGCACCCTGTTCCTCGACGAGGTCGGTGACCTTCCGCTGGAGCTTCAAGCCAACCTGCTGCGGGTGCTGCAGGAGAAACAGATCGAGCGGGTCGGCGGCAGCCAGCCGATCGCTGTGGACGTCCGCGTACTGGCGGCCACCCATGTCGATCTGGAGGCGGCCATTTCCAGCGGGCGCTTCCGCGAAGACCTGTACTACCGGCTTAACGTCCTGCAGGTGTCGACGGCGCCGCTGCGCGAACGCAATGGCGACCTCGCGCTGCTGGCCAACCACTTCGCCCACCTGTACAGCGTCGAGACTGGCCGCCGGCCGCGGCGCTTCAGTGATGACGCGCTGGCAGTGATGGCCGAGCACAGCTGGCCGGGCAATGTGCGCGAGCTCGCCAACCGTGTGCGCCGTGGTCTGGTGCTGGCCGAAGGTCGGCAGATCGAGGCGCGCGACCTGGGGCTGGAACGCGAGCGGGGCAAAGGTGCGAACCTGCCGTTGGTGACGCTGGAGGAGTACAAGCTGGGTGCCGAACGGCAGGCGATGTGCGATGCCCTGGCGCGGCATGGCGACAACCTGAGCGTTGCCGCGCGCATGCTGGGTATCTCGCGGCCGACCTTCTACCGGCTGCTGCACAAGCACCAGTTGCGCTGA
- a CDS encoding LysR substrate-binding domain-containing protein translates to MQDLNDLYYFAKVVEAGGFAAAGRDLGLPKSRLSRRIAELEARLNVRLLQRTTRKLALTDIGERYYRHCQAMLVEAEMADEVAAHLSAEPRGRVRLSCPVALAETALNAMLPGFLAQYPQVNLDLLLTNRRVDLVNEGVDVALRVRAPGDEDPSLVSRRLRQAAAALVAAPQLLQGRTLNEPEDLAGLPVLGAVGNDRKVHFNLIGPGGERREVALEPRLAAEDFNLRKTVALAGLGITTLPLYYCIQELEQGQLVRVLADWHEPPAFLQAVYPHRRGLLPAVRALLDYLADGFARSDFPL, encoded by the coding sequence ATGCAGGACCTCAACGACCTCTACTACTTCGCCAAGGTTGTCGAAGCAGGCGGTTTCGCCGCCGCCGGGCGCGACTTGGGCCTGCCGAAGTCGCGTCTGTCGCGGCGCATCGCCGAGTTGGAGGCGCGCCTCAATGTGCGTTTGCTGCAGCGCACCACGCGCAAGCTGGCGCTGACCGACATCGGCGAGCGCTATTACCGGCATTGCCAGGCGATGCTGGTGGAAGCCGAAATGGCCGACGAGGTAGCTGCGCACCTGAGTGCCGAGCCGCGCGGACGGGTGCGCCTGTCCTGCCCGGTGGCGCTGGCGGAAACCGCGCTGAACGCCATGCTGCCGGGCTTTCTCGCGCAGTATCCGCAGGTCAACCTGGATCTCTTGCTGACCAACCGCCGCGTCGACCTGGTCAACGAAGGCGTGGACGTGGCGCTGCGCGTACGCGCGCCGGGTGACGAAGACCCTTCCCTGGTGTCGCGCCGCCTGCGTCAGGCGGCAGCCGCGCTGGTGGCGGCGCCACAGCTCTTGCAGGGGCGCACGCTGAATGAGCCGGAGGACCTGGCCGGCCTGCCGGTGCTCGGCGCGGTGGGGAACGATCGCAAGGTTCACTTCAACCTGATCGGCCCAGGTGGCGAGCGCCGCGAAGTCGCCCTGGAGCCTCGCCTCGCCGCCGAAGACTTCAATTTGCGCAAGACGGTGGCGCTGGCCGGGCTGGGCATCACCACCCTGCCCCTCTACTACTGCATCCAGGAACTGGAGCAGGGGCAACTGGTGCGGGTGCTGGCGGACTGGCACGAGCCGCCTGCCTTCCTCCAGGCCGTCTATCCGCACCGGCGCGGCCTGTTGCCGGCCGTTCGGGCGCTGCTCGACTACCTGGCAGATGGCTTCGCCCGCAGCGACTTCCCCTTGTAA
- a CDS encoding C39 family peptidase: MRTFAFLLLTALSGLSQAGQLAVPLPGGMLAYKQVESVRERRFANLVEQKTDFSCGAASLATILRQAYDLDVDEEFVIKGMLVKADPNLVRTQGFSMLDMKVYLESIGMRARGYRIPPSSLEKLAVPVIVLLDVRGYKHFVVLQRTYKGHMYIGDPVLGHKRYTQEDFLKGWNGIIFAIIGPGYDKANALLRPPEPLTAKDRLNAFYPVKDAELMDFGFIQSDFL, encoded by the coding sequence ATGCGCACGTTCGCTTTTCTCCTGCTCACTGCTCTTTCCGGCCTTAGCCAGGCCGGCCAGTTGGCTGTCCCCCTGCCGGGCGGAATGCTGGCCTACAAGCAAGTCGAGAGTGTCCGCGAACGTCGCTTCGCCAACCTGGTCGAGCAGAAGACCGACTTCAGCTGTGGTGCCGCCTCCCTCGCCACCATCCTGCGCCAAGCCTACGACCTGGACGTGGACGAGGAATTCGTGATCAAGGGCATGCTGGTCAAGGCCGACCCCAACCTGGTTCGTACCCAGGGCTTCTCGATGCTGGACATGAAGGTCTACCTGGAAAGCATCGGCATGCGCGCCCGCGGATATCGCATACCACCTTCGTCGCTGGAGAAGCTGGCCGTTCCGGTGATCGTCCTGCTCGACGTGCGCGGCTACAAGCATTTCGTCGTGCTGCAGCGGACCTACAAAGGCCACATGTACATCGGTGACCCGGTGCTCGGTCACAAGCGCTACACGCAAGAAGATTTTCTCAAGGGCTGGAACGGCATCATCTTCGCCATCATTGGTCCCGGCTATGACAAGGCCAACGCGCTGCTGCGGCCGCCGGAACCCCTGACCGCAAAAGATCGACTGAATGCCTTCTACCCGGTCAAGGACGCAGAGCTCATGGATTTCGGTTTCATCCAGAGCGATTTCCTCTGA
- a CDS encoding DUF1294 domain-containing protein yields MEKSGVISRWDDEKGFGFIRPQGGGAELFLHISAFRGDRRPQQGDAVRYTAGNDRQGRPRAEHARLAGLAVDLPEIRQKPPAQATRAKVRSGRQIAEPSRPSNLGRALALLAATTLVPLLGAGSWLMKGDAPWWLLAYPLLSLAAFFAYWRDKRSAERGAWRTPEQTLHLLELFGGWPGALLAQQRLRHKTRKFSFQLVFWLIVLLHQLFWLDHLSGGAIAARLLG; encoded by the coding sequence GTGGAAAAGAGCGGCGTGATCAGCCGCTGGGACGACGAGAAGGGCTTCGGCTTCATCCGCCCGCAAGGCGGTGGCGCGGAGCTCTTCCTGCACATCTCGGCGTTCCGTGGCGACCGTCGCCCGCAGCAGGGCGACGCCGTGCGCTACACAGCCGGGAACGACCGTCAGGGCCGGCCACGTGCCGAGCACGCGCGCCTGGCCGGGTTGGCCGTCGATCTGCCGGAAATCCGCCAGAAACCTCCAGCCCAGGCGACCCGCGCGAAAGTGCGCAGCGGTCGGCAGATCGCCGAGCCAAGCCGGCCCAGCAACCTTGGTCGGGCCCTGGCGTTGCTCGCCGCCACCACACTGGTGCCGCTGTTGGGCGCCGGCTCCTGGCTGATGAAAGGCGACGCGCCCTGGTGGCTGCTCGCTTATCCGTTGCTCAGCCTGGCTGCCTTCTTCGCCTATTGGCGTGATAAGCGCAGCGCCGAGCGCGGCGCCTGGCGTACGCCCGAGCAGACCCTGCACCTGCTGGAACTGTTCGGTGGCTGGCCCGGCGCATTGCTGGCGCAACAACGGCTGCGGCACAAGACACGCAAATTCAGCTTCCAGCTGGTGTTCTGGCTCATCGTCCTGCTGCACCAGCTGTTCTGGCTCGACCATCTCAGCGGCGGTGCTATCGCCGCCCGCCTCTTGGGCTGA